A genomic segment from Deinococcus sedimenti encodes:
- a CDS encoding DEAD/DEAH box helicase, translated as MQDPIGSFVRIRELYLSYLDTAFRIGDADVAEERRRLLRAPGTLCTEPLVEPLPRYMPSEWRFEDLLRPPATGEDPLGAVPEFRRRAFVELVLAGLFPSVPVTVGAGPLTRQAKYAPYLHQLQMLTRGVRPGTPGIVTSGTGSGKTESFLLPVFAALAGEAATWEAPDAEFLTRRWWTDPATGRPYGKVKEDGQFQPSFTEIPSERRPSKAHPRRSPVVSHRQGERRPAAVRALILYPMNALVEDQMVRLRKALDSREARAVMDREFGGNRIFFGRYTGKSPVTGHEDNPAFRHLLDMSADDGRLDLPTSDGDTGEDGSATFKSVREAEFRRRVRRQTQLFGEMAQAELGQRQAREYAWRNGPGHTDPFDPKEAASAFGDDSPFMFPSTDGGELISRWDMQRTPPDLLITNVSMLSAMLSREVDDDIFRQTKEWLEEPDSYFYLVLDELHLQRGSAGTEVAYLLRLLLDRLGLTAEGQRHKLRILASSASLPTTPGAAGADASVEYLWDMFGRFGTHAETPEDARAAWREAIVAGREIPYEAHGDNRGGLESTPFTDLLDHTAASRARDTEDRPLTADDALHMPDAATLWAAVAGQLGVPHADRPLEDVVADVARAAAAAVAVACWIPEEGRTRAVTARRLAWTLFRDLRNGHPVPEDLPFDLALRAIRAVLFVRGCGDGLARRVTEAPSFRIHTFFRSVEGLYAPVWKNAGLPASERTTARKAEIGRLSIERESRKRFDIGDEDPKVLRQFEVLYCECCGELFVGGMRSQGSTRSPKTELLPHEPLLDGLPDTAASQRFEELSYDQYAVFWPTDLAPEKCPKSWKAGNLDRVTGIVTVHNAVRPAAPGVSDTVPGFLYERLAGSTDRHKRKPNDPETHVPYACPKCGTDYGPRQKGMGRLSPLRNFRAGFGKTTQLLATELFDVQRVADPSNAPKLVSFSDSRQDAARAALDIERLHHQDLRREILFVCLQEHAAARRTPDELTTEIRELEADMERAAVERRFGDMAGIGARLDAATAALKTADDPSVAFADLVEDYDLNVAETLDGQEVRPLIAAMVRQGVHPYDDAGIDRPKGTTNETRERLFDWDTFFELKSGDRIHWKADTDKNKALSSARRPLIYRFQRAMTDVVFNKTYFSFEEAGLGYVTVRPTDLPESRRTAGRVSELAALIRVLTDAYRYDPSKYRSEDDPLIEIGPRGTARGKVLAYAKAVWGETDGEARLETALNDLAAAGHRGGIVSMSRIRFHVARPEDSFWRCDTCSRVHLHRGAELCTRCLTKLPEAPFGTVASLRAVNFLGRRVNRAVDHWEDESSEVAPFFRLHCEELTGQTEDPAARQREFKGIFVPICDDSGDGHADGEPVDDDHADDLNEIETGAGELHERKATIDLLAVTTTMEVGIDIGPLQAVMQANMPPQRFNYQQRVGRAGRRGQAFSMALTVCRTKSHDLHYFRNPERMTGDVPPPPVLTKSMGSIAQRFLRKKWLVDAFGLLRQQDRAAGDRLYPGDLMSPPDIHGEFVPVATYLNGSRWRDRLRGALEATAGEAERFRGVLAADGKTEVIRPALDELLAELDGVTAEVAPGLAQAVAETGLLPMYGMPTRVRNLYLGTRRTGGREEFDSVERDLDVAIYEFAPEARLVKDKFEYVSVGFTPDLDLPPFGRKGQVVPVKAFRDDAFGERFRLTQCRACSAWARIGPADTTQDATCRACGSPLDEDSGHDCVVPNGFRTDFGRRPRNEEGGGGARHRTVQAEGSAIAPVTYGLPPEDGTSFGASLAVAFDGRARTYRLNRGRSGTGFVTTGGNQVIRRGRRDFRLPHQELAEVPGVHRYGFTAESSERPPVWLAAPKTTDSLYLAPTALNPALALHRMPLRTEGVEESDHARSRWQGVRAAALSATFMTVSRAALELDIAPEELAVLEPRLFGRAPARPLLQITDELVNGAGFCRILSEPAPGEMVPRILSFARSMLTDATAYPRSEFEGADHSDCSTACYRCLLRYGNQHFHGLLDWRLGLTYLRALLDPTFSCGLDGDFESPGLKGHLDDAERLAEEMVEGFGGETRLFAGGMVPAFRIKKGNSGLTPWVLVAHPLWNWDPNAELAAGTILAQADEEAAAESSGATLCWDTFNLERRQVQVREWIKQQATLAR; from the coding sequence ATGCAAGATCCAATCGGCAGTTTCGTCAGAATCCGTGAGCTCTACCTGAGCTATCTCGACACCGCGTTCCGTATCGGCGACGCCGACGTCGCCGAGGAGCGGCGCAGGCTCCTGCGCGCCCCCGGCACGCTGTGCACCGAGCCGCTCGTGGAGCCGCTCCCCCGCTACATGCCGTCCGAGTGGAGGTTCGAGGACCTGCTGCGTCCCCCGGCCACCGGCGAGGATCCGCTCGGCGCCGTGCCGGAATTCCGCCGACGTGCGTTCGTCGAACTGGTCCTGGCGGGCCTGTTCCCGTCCGTCCCTGTGACCGTCGGCGCGGGGCCGCTCACGCGGCAGGCGAAATACGCGCCCTACCTTCATCAGCTGCAGATGTTGACCCGTGGCGTGCGCCCCGGCACGCCGGGGATCGTCACGTCGGGAACCGGTTCGGGCAAGACCGAATCCTTCCTCCTGCCGGTGTTCGCCGCGCTCGCCGGCGAAGCCGCGACGTGGGAAGCGCCCGACGCGGAATTCCTGACCCGGCGCTGGTGGACCGATCCGGCGACCGGACGACCATACGGCAAGGTGAAGGAAGACGGGCAGTTCCAGCCTTCGTTCACCGAGATCCCGTCCGAACGGCGGCCCTCAAAGGCGCATCCGCGCCGGTCGCCGGTGGTGTCCCACCGGCAGGGCGAACGCCGGCCGGCCGCCGTCCGCGCGCTGATCCTGTACCCGATGAACGCGCTCGTGGAAGACCAGATGGTCCGTCTGCGCAAGGCCCTGGACTCCCGGGAGGCCCGGGCGGTCATGGACCGGGAGTTCGGCGGCAACCGCATCTTCTTCGGACGCTACACCGGCAAGAGCCCGGTCACCGGCCACGAGGACAACCCGGCGTTCCGCCACCTCCTGGACATGAGCGCCGACGACGGTCGGCTGGATCTGCCCACCTCGGACGGCGACACAGGCGAGGACGGTTCGGCGACGTTCAAGAGCGTCCGGGAGGCCGAATTCCGCCGCCGGGTCCGGCGGCAGACGCAACTGTTCGGGGAGATGGCACAGGCGGAACTGGGACAGCGCCAGGCGCGCGAGTACGCCTGGCGAAACGGCCCCGGGCACACGGACCCGTTCGATCCGAAAGAGGCCGCCTCCGCGTTCGGGGACGACTCGCCGTTCATGTTCCCGTCCACCGACGGCGGCGAACTGATCTCCCGGTGGGACATGCAGCGGACGCCGCCGGACCTCCTCATCACGAACGTGAGCATGCTCAGCGCGATGCTGTCGCGCGAGGTGGACGACGACATCTTCCGGCAGACGAAGGAGTGGCTGGAGGAACCCGACTCGTACTTCTACCTCGTCCTGGACGAGCTGCACCTCCAACGCGGTTCCGCCGGGACCGAGGTCGCGTACCTGCTGCGGCTCCTTCTCGACCGCCTCGGACTCACGGCGGAAGGTCAGCGGCACAAGCTCAGGATCCTCGCGTCCAGCGCCTCCCTCCCGACGACGCCCGGCGCGGCCGGCGCCGACGCCAGCGTCGAATACCTGTGGGACATGTTCGGACGGTTCGGCACGCACGCCGAGACGCCGGAGGACGCCAGAGCGGCCTGGCGGGAAGCCATCGTGGCCGGACGGGAGATTCCCTACGAAGCTCACGGCGACAATCGTGGAGGCCTGGAGTCGACGCCGTTCACTGACCTCCTCGACCATACCGCCGCGTCCCGGGCGCGTGACACGGAAGACCGTCCCCTGACCGCCGACGACGCGCTGCACATGCCGGACGCGGCCACGCTCTGGGCGGCCGTGGCCGGGCAGCTGGGCGTGCCGCACGCCGACCGGCCGCTGGAAGACGTCGTCGCAGACGTCGCCAGGGCAGCGGCGGCCGCCGTCGCCGTCGCGTGCTGGATTCCGGAAGAGGGACGCACCCGCGCCGTGACGGCCAGGCGGCTCGCCTGGACCCTCTTCCGGGACTTGAGGAACGGCCACCCGGTGCCGGAGGACCTGCCGTTCGACCTCGCCCTGCGCGCGATCCGCGCGGTCCTCTTCGTCCGGGGCTGCGGCGACGGACTGGCCCGGCGCGTGACTGAGGCGCCGTCTTTCCGCATCCACACGTTCTTCCGCAGCGTCGAGGGGCTGTACGCACCGGTCTGGAAGAACGCCGGCCTGCCCGCTTCCGAACGGACCACGGCCCGAAAGGCAGAGATCGGTCGGCTCAGCATTGAGCGGGAGAGCCGGAAACGGTTCGACATCGGTGACGAGGATCCGAAGGTGCTGAGGCAGTTCGAGGTGCTCTACTGCGAATGCTGCGGCGAGCTGTTCGTGGGCGGCATGCGGTCGCAGGGGTCCACACGCTCTCCGAAGACCGAACTGCTGCCTCACGAACCGCTGCTGGACGGACTGCCCGACACCGCGGCGTCGCAACGGTTCGAGGAACTCTCCTACGACCAGTACGCGGTGTTCTGGCCCACCGACCTCGCCCCCGAGAAGTGCCCCAAGAGTTGGAAAGCCGGGAACCTGGACCGGGTGACCGGGATCGTCACGGTCCACAACGCGGTCCGTCCGGCGGCACCGGGAGTGTCGGATACCGTGCCCGGTTTCCTCTACGAACGCCTCGCCGGTTCCACGGACCGCCACAAGCGGAAGCCGAACGACCCCGAGACGCACGTCCCCTACGCCTGTCCCAAGTGCGGTACGGACTACGGACCCCGGCAGAAGGGCATGGGACGCCTCTCGCCGCTCCGCAACTTCCGCGCCGGTTTCGGAAAGACCACGCAGCTGCTGGCGACCGAACTGTTCGACGTGCAGCGCGTCGCCGACCCGAGCAACGCCCCGAAGCTGGTCTCCTTCTCGGACAGCCGTCAGGACGCGGCGAGGGCAGCGCTGGACATTGAACGTCTGCATCACCAGGACCTGCGCCGCGAGATACTCTTCGTCTGCCTTCAGGAACACGCGGCCGCACGCCGCACGCCGGACGAGCTGACCACCGAGATTCGCGAGCTGGAAGCCGACATGGAGCGGGCCGCGGTGGAGCGACGTTTCGGCGACATGGCCGGGATCGGGGCACGCCTCGACGCGGCGACCGCGGCGCTGAAGACCGCCGACGACCCGTCGGTGGCGTTCGCGGATCTCGTGGAGGATTACGATCTCAACGTGGCGGAGACGCTTGACGGACAGGAGGTGCGCCCGCTGATCGCCGCGATGGTCCGGCAGGGCGTTCACCCGTACGACGACGCTGGGATCGACAGACCCAAAGGCACCACCAACGAAACACGCGAACGGCTCTTTGACTGGGACACCTTCTTCGAGTTGAAAAGCGGCGACCGGATCCACTGGAAAGCGGACACCGACAAGAACAAGGCGCTGTCGAGCGCGAGACGCCCCCTGATCTACCGCTTCCAGCGCGCCATGACCGACGTCGTCTTCAACAAGACGTACTTCTCGTTCGAGGAAGCCGGTCTGGGCTACGTGACGGTCCGGCCGACCGACCTTCCCGAAAGCCGGCGCACTGCCGGCCGGGTCTCGGAACTCGCGGCGCTGATCCGAGTCCTGACGGACGCCTACCGGTACGATCCTTCCAAGTACCGTTCCGAGGACGATCCCTTGATAGAGATCGGACCGAGAGGGACGGCGCGGGGTAAGGTCCTGGCCTACGCGAAGGCCGTCTGGGGAGAAACGGACGGCGAAGCTCGACTCGAGACCGCCCTGAACGACCTTGCCGCGGCCGGCCATAGGGGAGGGATCGTCTCGATGAGCCGGATCCGCTTCCATGTCGCGCGGCCCGAGGACAGCTTCTGGCGCTGCGACACCTGCTCGCGGGTCCACCTGCACCGCGGCGCCGAGCTCTGCACGCGGTGCCTGACCAAGCTGCCGGAGGCGCCTTTCGGGACCGTCGCCTCGCTCAGGGCCGTCAACTTCCTCGGCCGGCGGGTGAACCGTGCCGTCGACCACTGGGAAGACGAGTCGAGCGAGGTGGCGCCCTTCTTCCGCCTGCACTGCGAGGAACTGACCGGGCAGACCGAAGACCCGGCCGCGCGGCAGCGGGAATTCAAGGGGATCTTCGTGCCGATATGCGACGACTCCGGCGACGGCCACGCAGACGGCGAGCCAGTGGATGACGACCATGCGGACGACCTCAACGAGATCGAGACGGGGGCAGGGGAACTCCATGAGCGCAAGGCCACTATCGACCTGCTGGCCGTAACGACGACCATGGAAGTCGGGATCGACATCGGCCCGCTCCAGGCGGTCATGCAGGCCAACATGCCGCCGCAGCGGTTCAACTACCAGCAACGGGTCGGACGTGCCGGTCGCCGCGGTCAGGCGTTCTCCATGGCCTTGACCGTCTGCCGCACCAAGAGCCACGATCTCCATTACTTCCGCAATCCCGAACGGATGACGGGCGACGTGCCGCCACCCCCGGTCCTGACCAAGAGCATGGGCTCCATCGCCCAGCGCTTCCTGCGCAAGAAATGGCTGGTGGACGCGTTCGGGCTGCTCCGTCAGCAGGACCGCGCGGCGGGCGACCGCCTGTACCCCGGCGATCTCATGTCGCCGCCGGACATCCACGGCGAGTTCGTACCGGTCGCAACGTACCTGAACGGTTCCCGGTGGCGGGACAGACTCCGCGGGGCGCTGGAGGCGACCGCCGGGGAAGCCGAGCGGTTCCGGGGCGTCCTCGCGGCGGACGGCAAGACCGAAGTGATCCGTCCGGCGCTGGACGAACTGCTCGCCGAGCTGGACGGCGTCACCGCGGAAGTGGCGCCCGGCCTGGCGCAGGCCGTGGCGGAGACCGGACTGCTGCCCATGTACGGCATGCCCACGCGGGTCCGGAACCTCTACCTGGGGACGCGTCGCACGGGAGGTCGAGAGGAGTTCGACAGCGTGGAGCGCGATCTGGACGTGGCCATCTACGAGTTCGCTCCCGAAGCGCGCCTCGTGAAGGACAAGTTCGAGTACGTCTCCGTCGGGTTCACGCCCGACCTCGACCTGCCTCCGTTCGGCAGGAAAGGGCAGGTCGTCCCGGTCAAGGCCTTCCGGGACGACGCGTTCGGGGAGAGGTTCCGGCTGACCCAGTGCCGGGCCTGCAGCGCGTGGGCCAGGATCGGCCCGGCCGACACGACTCAGGACGCGACCTGCCGGGCCTGCGGCTCGCCGCTGGACGAGGACAGCGGTCACGACTGCGTGGTCCCGAACGGCTTCCGGACCGATTTCGGTCGGCGGCCCCGCAACGAGGAGGGGGGCGGCGGCGCCCGTCACCGCACCGTCCAGGCCGAAGGCAGCGCAATCGCGCCGGTGACGTACGGGCTGCCACCGGAAGACGGCACGTCGTTCGGGGCGAGTCTCGCCGTAGCCTTCGACGGCCGGGCACGCACCTACCGCCTCAACCGCGGGCGGTCGGGCACCGGTTTCGTGACGACCGGCGGGAACCAGGTGATCAGGCGCGGTCGCAGAGACTTCCGGCTGCCGCACCAGGAGCTGGCCGAGGTACCGGGCGTGCACCGCTACGGATTCACCGCGGAGTCGAGCGAGCGTCCCCCCGTCTGGCTCGCCGCCCCCAAGACGACCGATTCCCTCTACCTCGCTCCGACGGCCCTGAACCCCGCGCTCGCGCTGCACCGCATGCCCCTGCGGACCGAAGGAGTCGAGGAGTCGGACCACGCCAGGTCGAGGTGGCAGGGTGTGCGCGCAGCGGCGCTGTCAGCCACGTTCATGACCGTCAGTCGGGCGGCATTGGAGCTCGACATCGCGCCCGAGGAACTGGCCGTTCTGGAACCGCGCCTCTTCGGCCGCGCGCCGGCTCGCCCGCTCCTGCAGATCACGGACGAGCTGGTCAACGGCGCCGGGTTCTGCCGGATCCTCAGCGAGCCCGCGCCGGGCGAGATGGTACCCCGCATCCTGTCGTTCGCCCGGTCGATGCTCACGGACGCGACCGCCTACCCGCGGTCGGAGTTCGAAGGAGCCGACCACAGCGACTGCTCGACAGCGTGCTACCGCTGCCTCTTGAGGTACGGAAACCAGCACTTCCACGGCCTGTTGGACTGGCGCCTGGGCCTGACTTATCTAAGGGCGCTGCTTGACCCGACGTTCTCGTGCGGCCTGGACGGCGACTTCGAGAGTCCCGGCCTGAAGGGTCACCTAGACGAC
- a CDS encoding very short patch repair endonuclease, producing MPDRLTKEQRSALMGRVRQKDTAPELALRSALHRRGLRFRKNVRGLPGSPDIVFPGAKVAVFVDGDFWHGRDFAAWSAKLQPFWKAKIERNIERDCDNVADLEALGWQVLRVWEKDVKKRLPDVVEEVVSVVSTRRAAR from the coding sequence ATGCCCGACCGACTCACGAAGGAGCAGCGCAGCGCCCTCATGGGCAGGGTTCGGCAGAAGGACACAGCCCCCGAACTCGCTCTGCGTTCCGCGCTCCACCGGCGCGGTCTGCGTTTCAGGAAGAACGTCAGAGGTCTGCCGGGATCGCCGGACATCGTGTTTCCGGGCGCGAAGGTGGCGGTGTTCGTTGACGGCGACTTCTGGCACGGCCGGGACTTCGCGGCCTGGTCCGCGAAACTACAACCCTTCTGGAAGGCCAAGATCGAACGCAACATTGAACGCGACTGTGACAACGTAGCCGATTTGGAAGCCCTGGGCTGGCAGGTCCTCAGGGTGTGGGAGAAGGACGTGAAGAAACGTCTTCCCGACGTGGTTGAAGAGGTCGTTTCGGTCGTCTCCACCCGGCGCGCCGCCCGATGA